In Sphingopyxis macrogoltabida, the sequence GGCATCGGCATCTCTATCTCGGTCAACCGCAACCCCGCTGCGCGCTGCGCGCTCGTTTCCGAACCGCTGTCGGCGAAGCTGTCGCGCGAGCATAATGACGCGAATGTCATCGCAATGGGCGCGCGCCTGACCGGTATCGACATGGCGAAGGCCTGCCTCGACGCCTTCCTGACCACCGAATTCGCCGGCGACCGCCACGCGCGCCGCGTCGACAAGCTTTCCAATCCGCCCCTACTGGAGACCAGCCGATGACCACAGACACGCTCGACAAGCCCATTCGCTCGGCCGGTTTCTTCTCGGACGGCGTCGGCGCGACCGATCCCGCGGTTGCGGCAGCGATGAAGCATGAACTCGAACGCGAACAGCATCAGATCGAACTGATCGCGTCGGAGAACATCGTTTCGAAGGCGGTGCTCGAGGCGCAGGGCAGCGTCTTCACCAACAAATATGCCGAGGGTTATCCCGGCCGCCGCTATTACCAGGGCTGCGCGCCGTCGGACGAGGTCGAACAGCTCGCGATCGACCGCGCCAAGCAGCTTTTCGACTGCGGCTATGTCAACGTCCAGCCGCATTCGGGTGCGCAAGCCAACGGCGCGGTGATGCTGGCGCTGACCAAACCCGGCGCGACGATCCTCGGCATGAGCCTCGACGCCGGCGGTCACCTGACCCACGGCGCCCCGCCCGCCATGTCGGGCAAATGGTTCAACGCGGTCCAGTACGGCGTCCGCCCCGACGACCATCTGGTCGATTTCGACCAGGTCGAGGCGCTGGCGAAGGAGCATCGACCCTCGCTGATCATCGCGGGCGGCTCGGCCTATCCGCGCACGCTCGACTTCGCGCGCTTCCGCCAGATCGCCGACGATGTCGGCGCGCTGCTGATGGTCGACATGGCGCATTTCGCCGGCCTCGTCGCGGGCGGCGCCCATCCCTCGCCGCTCCCGCACGCGCATGTCGTCACCACGACGACGCACAAGACGCTGCGTGGCCCGCGCGGCGGCATGATCCTGACCAATGACGAAGCGATCGCCAAGCGCATCAATTCGGCGGTCTTCCCCGGCCTTCAGGGCGGCCCGCTGATGCACGTCATCGCGGCGAAAGCCGTGGCATTCGGCGAAGCGCTGCGCCCCGAATTCAAGGATTATGCCAAGGCGACCGTCGCCAACGCACAGGCCCTCGCCGGCCGGCTGAAAGCACGCGGCGCCGACGTCGTCGCGGGCGGCACCGATACGCACCTCGCGCTGATCGACCTTCGCCCGCTCGGCGTCACCGGCCGCGATGCCGACGAGGCGCTCGAACGCAGCGCGATCACCTGCAACAAGAACGGCATCCCCTTCGACCCGCTGCCGCCGGTCAAGACGAGCGGCATCCGCGTCGGCTCGCCCGCCGGCACGACGCGCGGCTTCGGGGTCGCCGAGTTCGAGGAAATCGGCGACATGGTTGCCGATGTGCTCGAAGCGTTGCGCGACAAGGGCGAGCATGGCGACGCCGATGTCGAGGCGGATGTCCGCAAGCGCGTCCGCGCGCTGTGCGAGCGTTTCCCCATCTATCAGGGATAAGGCAATGGCGCGGCAGCATCCCGAGGAACCGACGCTGGTCGAGCTGACGATCGAAGAGGTCAAGGCGATGGGCAAGGAGGGG encodes:
- the rpiB gene encoding ribose 5-phosphate isomerase B, whose product is MRLAIASDHAAWELKALLSDWLREQGHEVEDLGTNGPDSVDYPDYGYRLAEAIADGRAERGVALCGSGIGISISVNRNPAARCALVSEPLSAKLSREHNDANVIAMGARLTGIDMAKACLDAFLTTEFAGDRHARRVDKLSNPPLLETSR
- the glyA gene encoding serine hydroxymethyltransferase, whose amino-acid sequence is MTTDTLDKPIRSAGFFSDGVGATDPAVAAAMKHELEREQHQIELIASENIVSKAVLEAQGSVFTNKYAEGYPGRRYYQGCAPSDEVEQLAIDRAKQLFDCGYVNVQPHSGAQANGAVMLALTKPGATILGMSLDAGGHLTHGAPPAMSGKWFNAVQYGVRPDDHLVDFDQVEALAKEHRPSLIIAGGSAYPRTLDFARFRQIADDVGALLMVDMAHFAGLVAGGAHPSPLPHAHVVTTTTHKTLRGPRGGMILTNDEAIAKRINSAVFPGLQGGPLMHVIAAKAVAFGEALRPEFKDYAKATVANAQALAGRLKARGADVVAGGTDTHLALIDLRPLGVTGRDADEALERSAITCNKNGIPFDPLPPVKTSGIRVGSPAGTTRGFGVAEFEEIGDMVADVLEALRDKGEHGDADVEADVRKRVRALCERFPIYQG